CACTGCCGGATACCATTTTGATTTCGTTGGTCCGAATTTGAGCAAATGCCAGATTGGAACATTGAACCACTCGGGGTTCAATGGAAAAAATGCAGAATATTTGGATGCACACATCGACAGCATTTATCGGAAATACCCGGCAGACATCGTTCTGCTTCATGCCGGGCACAACCCCTTTGATACTGAAAACCCCATTGCGGGAATTATCAAAGCTCAGGAGTCAATTATTCGTAAGATTTTGAAGATAAACCCTGATGCTAAAATTTTAGTCGCAAAGGTTATTACCAGTGGAAAACTGCCTAAATATTCCTACATCCCCGAGTTGAATAAAAACATTGCCAAAATGATAAAGCGACTGAAAATTAGCAATGTTTTTCTGGTCGATCAGGTCAAGGGTTTCGATTGGGCAAAGTTTACGATCAGCGATAAAGTACACCTCAATTCCTCCGGAGCTGAAAAAATGGCAGAAGCTTGGTTTGAAACCTTGTCAAAGATTCTGGGGCCGGCAGATCAGGCGTTCAGACCTCAGATTGTCAGCTATAAACAATTGGAATCAAGTAACCTGAATCTTCATATTTTTGAACCAAAAAATAGAAAGAAAGCAGAACTTCGTCCGGCGATCATCTATTTTTTCGGAGGTGGCTGGTCTAACGGAACCCCCTTGCAATTTTACCGGGAATGTTCTCATTATGCCGCAAAAGGAATGGTGGCTGTTGCTGCCGAATACCGGATTTCGTACCTGCACAAAACAACTCCGTTTGAAAGCTTTGAAGATGCAAAAGAGGCTATTCGCTGGTTGCGTCAGAATGCGGGAAAATATCATATTGATCCCAACCGGATTGCTGCCGCGGGAGCCTCGGCCGGCGGCCAACTGGCTGCTGCAACAGGAATAATCAAAGAAAACCTCAATGGGAAAACAATGGTAAGCTCAAAACCGAATCTCTTGCTGCTTTTTTATCCGGTCATTGATAATAGTCCGGATGGGTATGGCCCGAAAGAGATGAAAAAACGGTTTCGGGAAATTTCGCCTTTACACAACATTGACTCCGCGGCTCCGCCGACACTTTTTATCCTTGGAACTAAAGACCAACTGATTCCGGTAAAAACGGCTGAGGAATTTAAAAGGAGAATGGAAAATTCTGGTTTAGATTGCGAACTTCACCTGTTTGAAGGTGCCGGTCATCCCATATTTTATTATGCAAAAGAGTTGACTGAAAACTATTATAAGATGCTCGAATTATCGGATAGTTTTCTTCGGAAGTATGGTTATTTAAAAG
This genomic stretch from Bacteroidota bacterium harbors:
- a CDS encoding alpha/beta hydrolase fold domain-containing protein encodes the protein MKIRIEMLKIYVFGLILAIILLILFTPALFAQEQNSLKESQKRFSIMGLDDSITEGDERFQGYLFPLWQKLFTAGYHFDFVGPNLSKCQIGTLNHSGFNGKNAEYLDAHIDSIYRKYPADIVLLHAGHNPFDTENPIAGIIKAQESIIRKILKINPDAKILVAKVITSGKLPKYSYIPELNKNIAKMIKRLKISNVFLVDQVKGFDWAKFTISDKVHLNSSGAEKMAEAWFETLSKILGPADQAFRPQIVSYKQLESSNLNLHIFEPKNRKKAELRPAIIYFFGGGWSNGTPLQFYRECSHYAAKGMVAVAAEYRISYLHKTTPFESFEDAKEAIRWLRQNAGKYHIDPNRIAAAGASAGGQLAAATGIIKENLNGKTMVSSKPNLLLLFYPVIDNSPDGYGPKEMKKRFREISPLHNIDSAAPPTLFILGTKDQLIPVKTAEEFKRRMENSGLDCELHLFEGAGHPIFYYAKELTENYYKMLELSDSFLRKYGYLKD